A window of the Streptomyces sp. NBC_00250 genome harbors these coding sequences:
- a CDS encoding endonuclease/exonuclease/phosphatase family protein, with product MADTLAPEAGPEAPVRPPEAPARRRPNRLVLGAALAWLVLLLVEWAADGRIWLGHLVGIVPPAAFALVPLLLAALAPLARGAARWRSLAAAALALVVGFGQSGFDPAALWRSEPRPGADSVRVFAWNTNSWNQLLGTQDHFYAFLKAKDADVYLLHEYQHVTADRKGRLPVDDLARLRREFPGYQVAVRGELVTLSRFPILRQPAVGPAGDLPPGADWQTEYRENKVLRTDVRVGGRTVSFYNVHMPVWNSMPDGLLSAAFYRHMRERFAPRRAQYAGLEADLAANRNPVVVAGDFNATAAMSDLDPLRERLDDAAEVSTDPHPTSWEEGGWKPFWRTDWAFTGNGAKAERYEFDEPEKLSDHAVQDLWVSLPGNG from the coding sequence GTGGCTGACACCCTCGCGCCGGAGGCAGGCCCCGAGGCTCCGGTACGGCCCCCCGAAGCCCCGGCCCGGCGGCGCCCGAACCGGCTCGTCCTCGGCGCCGCCCTCGCCTGGCTCGTGCTCCTGCTCGTCGAGTGGGCGGCGGACGGCCGGATCTGGCTCGGGCATCTGGTGGGCATCGTCCCGCCCGCCGCCTTCGCCCTGGTCCCGCTGCTGCTCGCGGCCCTCGCCCCGCTCGCCCGGGGCGCCGCCCGGTGGCGGAGTCTCGCCGCCGCCGCGCTCGCGCTGGTCGTGGGCTTCGGGCAGTCGGGCTTCGACCCGGCGGCGCTGTGGCGGTCGGAGCCGAGGCCCGGCGCGGACTCCGTGCGGGTCTTCGCCTGGAACACCAACTCGTGGAACCAGCTCCTCGGCACGCAGGACCACTTCTACGCCTTCCTGAAGGCGAAGGACGCGGACGTGTACCTGCTGCACGAGTACCAGCACGTGACCGCCGACCGGAAGGGCAGGCTGCCCGTCGACGACCTGGCGCGGCTGCGCCGGGAGTTCCCCGGCTACCAGGTCGCGGTCCGGGGGGAGCTGGTGACGCTCTCCCGCTTCCCGATCCTGCGGCAGCCCGCCGTCGGCCCGGCCGGGGACCTGCCGCCCGGCGCGGACTGGCAGACGGAGTACCGGGAGAACAAGGTGCTGCGGACGGACGTGCGCGTCGGGGGCAGGACGGTGTCGTTCTACAACGTGCACATGCCGGTGTGGAACAGCATGCCGGACGGGCTGCTCTCCGCCGCCTTCTACCGTCACATGCGGGAACGGTTCGCCCCGCGCAGGGCGCAGTACGCCGGCCTGGAGGCCGACCTCGCGGCCAACCGCAACCCGGTCGTGGTGGCCGGTGACTTCAACGCGACGGCCGCGATGTCCGACCTCGACCCGCTGCGGGAGCGCCTCGACGACGCGGCGGAGGTGAGCACCGACCCGCACCCCACGAGCTGGGAGGAGGGCGGCTGGAAGCCCTTCTGGCGGACGGACTGGGCGTTCACGGGAAACGGGGCGAAGGCCGAGCGCTACGAGTTCGACGAGCCGGAGAAGCTCTCCGACCACGCGGTGCAGGACCTCTGGGTGTCCCTGCCGGGGAACGGGTGA
- a CDS encoding endonuclease/exonuclease/phosphatase family protein: MLLSCALVWAGFLALHLALNGRWWPWLAVSLLPPLVFAAVPLALLAAAAATGGWAAGALAAGCLLAGWTQNGINPRALARRSDAAEGLRLVSWNTQHWNQGGDPERFYSFLRSLAADVYVLQEYLNGFEGGEVWDIDDEERIRAAFPEHHLAVDNNSVTLSRFPPVGPPVPVGACSLRVDLRIGDGILSTYNVHIPVQLTVMNPLRPAFLRDMRRRAAARDREYTALVADLRDNPHPVLVTGDFNTSAAIGDIRRMRGTRGAHGSLRDAIGVCRSLCPASWNARARLRLWRIDWAFTGGGARVGSYRFVDAAGLSDHLVQELTVTTPHLRERGKN; this comes from the coding sequence GTGCTGCTGTCGTGCGCCCTGGTCTGGGCGGGGTTCCTCGCCCTGCACCTCGCGCTGAACGGGCGCTGGTGGCCCTGGCTCGCGGTCTCCCTGCTGCCGCCGCTCGTCTTCGCCGCCGTCCCGCTGGCCCTGCTCGCCGCCGCCGCGGCGACCGGCGGGTGGGCGGCGGGGGCACTCGCCGCGGGCTGTCTGCTCGCGGGCTGGACGCAGAACGGGATCAACCCGCGGGCACTGGCCCGTCGTTCGGACGCCGCGGAGGGGCTGCGGCTCGTCTCCTGGAACACCCAGCACTGGAACCAGGGCGGCGACCCCGAGCGCTTCTACTCCTTCCTGCGCTCCCTAGCGGCGGACGTCTACGTCCTCCAGGAGTACCTGAACGGCTTCGAGGGCGGCGAGGTCTGGGACATCGACGACGAGGAGCGGATCCGGGCGGCGTTCCCCGAACACCACCTGGCCGTGGACAACAACTCGGTGACGCTGTCCCGGTTCCCGCCCGTCGGCCCGCCCGTGCCGGTCGGCGCCTGCTCGCTCCGGGTGGACCTGCGGATCGGCGACGGGATCCTGTCCACGTACAACGTCCACATCCCGGTGCAGCTGACGGTGATGAACCCGCTGCGCCCGGCCTTCCTGCGGGACATGCGGCGGCGGGCCGCCGCCCGCGACCGGGAGTACACGGCGCTCGTCGCGGACCTGCGGGACAATCCGCACCCGGTCCTGGTGACCGGCGACTTCAACACCAGCGCGGCCATCGGGGACATCCGCCGGATGCGCGGGACGCGCGGGGCGCACGGCTCGCTGCGCGACGCGATCGGGGTCTGCCGCTCGCTCTGTCCCGCCAGTTGGAACGCCCGTGCGCGGCTGCGGCTCTGGCGGATCGACTGGGCGTTCACCGGTGGCGGTGCCCGGGTCGGCTCGTACCGCTTCGTCGATGCGGCCGGCCTGTCGGACCACCTGGTCCAGGAACTGACAGTCACCACCCCCCACCTGCGAGAAAGAGGGAAGAACTGA
- a CDS encoding aldo/keto reductase: MEYTNLGGPEGPRVSTLCLGTLPFGTRIDEAAAFAVLDRFHEAGGTFIDTANTYAFWEPGATGAESELVIGRWLRSRGVRDEMVLATKVGALPDPPGSAWPECAEGLSAPVLQRQVEESLRNLGTDRIDLYYAHIDDRRTPVAETMGAFGELEDTGKIGRAGCSNFAAWRIEESRGAAVAAGVPDYAAVQQRYTYLRPRPGAEFGVNPHASEELLDYLGTRPELTFTAYTTQLTGAYTDPAKEVPEQYRHEGSERRLKVLAEVAAELGVTANQVVLAWASGGELPVLPVIGASSTEQLDETLGAVGLRLDAELRKRLDDVD, encoded by the coding sequence ATGGAGTACACCAACCTGGGCGGCCCCGAGGGCCCTCGCGTGAGCACGCTGTGCCTCGGCACCCTGCCGTTCGGCACCCGGATCGACGAGGCCGCCGCCTTCGCCGTCCTCGACCGTTTCCACGAGGCGGGCGGCACCTTCATCGACACCGCCAACACGTACGCCTTCTGGGAGCCGGGGGCGACGGGCGCCGAGAGCGAGCTGGTCATCGGCCGCTGGCTGCGCAGCCGGGGCGTCCGGGACGAGATGGTGCTGGCCACCAAGGTCGGCGCGCTGCCGGACCCGCCCGGTTCGGCCTGGCCGGAGTGCGCGGAGGGGCTCTCGGCCCCCGTGCTGCAGCGCCAGGTGGAGGAGAGCCTGCGGAACCTCGGCACGGACCGGATCGATCTCTACTACGCGCACATCGACGACCGGCGGACGCCGGTCGCGGAGACCATGGGCGCCTTCGGCGAGCTGGAGGACACGGGGAAGATCGGCCGGGCCGGCTGCTCCAACTTCGCGGCCTGGCGGATCGAGGAGTCCCGGGGCGCGGCGGTGGCCGCCGGGGTGCCGGACTACGCGGCCGTGCAGCAGCGGTACACCTATCTGCGGCCGCGCCCCGGCGCGGAGTTCGGGGTGAACCCGCATGCCTCGGAGGAGCTGCTCGACTATCTGGGGACGCGGCCGGAGCTGACGTTCACGGCGTACACGACCCAGCTGACGGGGGCGTACACCGATCCGGCCAAGGAGGTGCCGGAGCAGTACCGGCACGAGGGTTCGGAGCGGCGGCTCAAGGTGCTCGCGGAGGTCGCGGCCGAGCTCGGGGTGACCGCCAACCAGGTGGTCCTGGCATGGGCGTCGGGCGGTGAGCTGCCCGTGCTGCCGGTGATCGGGGCGAGTTCGACGGAGCAGCTGGACGAGACGCTCGGCGCGGTGGGCCTGCGTCTGGACGCGGAGCTGAGGAAGCGGCTCGACGATGTCGACTGA
- a CDS encoding MMPL family transporter codes for MSTEQTFRIREFALRHRVAVGVAWVLALLLGGVVAVLGLGRLDQSFTASGGPGHRANQAIQERYGNGAAVAPLVAVATWPAATDVRAPEAAGRFASVVERAAGPGARTVSYAGTGDEGFLGADGRTVYALVYPGAGKPDLAGLAAVEEAAGTLRTGLRSALPEARIEVTGGLPLQHDSAVAGPDTVALAVKAACAIGLLVLLVLAFRSPLGALAPLLLAGVTAVGALVLVEAVAGFTEISFVVVYLVPVTALVLAVHRWAQPPETGARPAVAAGAAGAAACVVLAFFPASFLRSVGIAGLAVWVVGTAATLTLAPVLRSMAPRTRIGRAPVARPAGRSFAAVGLALLVLLAGAATQLRVGNPEAHALVASGPARDGLDRLTAAGVPSGVLNPLEVLVPEGADAEAVAARAARVPGVLLAAAPPAADWRRAGSAVVVVVPAEEPMTAAGAATVTALRSALAGGTNAPGGTRAPTLVGGSGVVDRDLVEGVYGLLPYAAPAAALAAFGVLAALTAAGAAFRAVLGALLAAAASAGALTVLWQWGPPGTGAVTGWVPLVVGAFAFCVSLDRSVASAAGGPSGAGAVAACAGALAVLAVGIGPQVELALLVSGFAMAAVLDASVGRYGARPVLDARPVPRSSPRLV; via the coding sequence ATGTCGACTGAACAGACGTTTCGGATACGGGAGTTCGCGCTGCGCCACCGGGTGGCCGTCGGGGTGGCCTGGGTGCTGGCGCTGCTGCTCGGCGGCGTGGTGGCGGTGCTGGGCCTCGGCCGGCTCGACCAGTCGTTCACCGCGTCCGGCGGGCCCGGTCACCGGGCGAACCAGGCGATCCAGGAGCGGTACGGGAACGGGGCGGCCGTCGCCCCGCTGGTCGCGGTCGCGACCTGGCCGGCGGCCACGGACGTACGGGCCCCGGAGGCGGCCGGGCGGTTCGCGTCCGTCGTGGAGCGGGCGGCGGGCCCGGGCGCCCGGACGGTCTCGTACGCGGGCACGGGCGACGAGGGCTTCCTCGGGGCGGACGGCCGGACCGTGTACGCGCTGGTCTACCCGGGCGCCGGGAAGCCGGATCTGGCGGGGCTCGCGGCCGTCGAGGAGGCGGCGGGCACGCTGCGCACGGGGCTTCGGTCGGCGCTGCCGGAGGCCCGGATCGAGGTGACGGGCGGGCTGCCGCTCCAGCACGACAGCGCGGTGGCGGGGCCGGACACGGTGGCCCTCGCGGTGAAGGCGGCCTGCGCGATCGGGCTGCTGGTGCTCCTCGTCCTGGCGTTCCGTTCGCCGCTCGGGGCCCTGGCGCCGCTGCTGCTCGCCGGGGTGACGGCGGTGGGGGCGCTGGTCCTGGTGGAGGCGGTGGCCGGGTTCACCGAGATCAGCTTCGTCGTGGTGTACCTGGTGCCGGTCACGGCGCTCGTCCTCGCGGTGCACCGTTGGGCGCAGCCGCCGGAGACCGGCGCCCGGCCGGCGGTGGCGGCCGGTGCGGCGGGGGCGGCGGCCTGTGTGGTCCTGGCGTTCTTCCCGGCGTCGTTCCTGCGCTCGGTGGGGATCGCGGGGCTCGCGGTGTGGGTGGTGGGCACGGCGGCGACGCTGACCCTGGCGCCGGTGCTCCGCTCGATGGCCCCCCGGACGCGGATCGGCCGCGCCCCCGTCGCCCGACCGGCCGGGCGATCCTTCGCGGCGGTCGGCCTGGCCCTCCTCGTCCTCCTCGCCGGTGCGGCCACGCAGCTGCGGGTGGGCAATCCGGAGGCCCACGCCCTGGTGGCGAGCGGCCCCGCCCGCGACGGTCTCGACCGGCTCACGGCGGCCGGGGTGCCGTCGGGGGTCCTGAATCCGCTGGAGGTCCTGGTCCCCGAGGGCGCGGACGCGGAAGCGGTGGCCGCGCGGGCGGCCCGGGTCCCGGGGGTGCTGCTCGCGGCGGCCCCGCCGGCGGCCGACTGGCGCCGTGCGGGTTCGGCCGTGGTCGTGGTCGTACCGGCGGAGGAACCGATGACGGCGGCGGGCGCGGCGACGGTGACGGCGCTGCGGTCGGCCCTGGCGGGAGGAACGAACGCCCCGGGAGGTACGCGTGCCCCCACCCTCGTCGGCGGCTCCGGCGTGGTGGACCGCGACCTCGTGGAAGGCGTCTACGGGCTCCTCCCCTACGCGGCCCCGGCAGCCGCCCTGGCCGCATTCGGAGTTCTCGCCGCCCTCACCGCGGCGGGCGCCGCCTTCCGTGCCGTCCTCGGCGCGCTGCTCGCCGCCGCCGCGTCGGCGGGCGCGCTCACCGTCCTGTGGCAGTGGGGCCCGCCCGGCACCGGAGCCGTCACCGGCTGGGTCCCCCTCGTCGTGGGTGCCTTCGCCTTCTGTGTGTCGCTCGACCGCTCGGTGGCCTCGGCGGCGGGCGGCCCCTCGGGGGCGGGAGCCGTGGCGGCCTGCGCGGGCGCGCTCGCGGTGCTCGCGGTCGGGATCGGCCCGCAGGTCGAACTGGCCCTGCTCGTCTCGGGGTTCGCGATGGCGGCGGTCCTCGACGCATCAGTCGGCCGGTACGGCGCCCGGCCGGTGCTCGACGCTCGCCCCGTACCCCGGAGTTCACCACGATTGGTCTAG
- a CDS encoding LuxR C-terminal-related transcriptional regulator: protein MLEALGIKESTEAVYRLLLERPEYDVTEMAAHLGRPEPEVREALACLADLKLVLMDDSSGEAAPFNPDVGFSFLLSRAEAELSKRKRQVEQAGRAVAGILASYADHPEPGVRHDLVDRITGLDNVRERLEDLAANARTECLSLLPGGAQLPDTMDASQPLDQLALERGVKIRSIYQESFRNDPPTVEYVRWYCELGGEARTVPVVPMLMVIVDREAALVPVDPEDGRAGALEVRSPGLVHALVVLFDRLWDAGTPFGESPRRDEHDLSPQERELLMLLGIGCTDDIAARRLGISLRTVRRMSSELMNRLGARSRFEAGVRAAKEGWL from the coding sequence ATGCTGGAGGCGCTCGGCATAAAGGAGTCGACGGAAGCCGTCTACCGTCTGCTCCTGGAGCGACCCGAGTACGACGTGACGGAGATGGCTGCCCACCTGGGCCGCCCCGAGCCCGAGGTCCGCGAGGCGCTCGCCTGTCTCGCGGACCTCAAGCTCGTCCTGATGGACGACTCCTCGGGCGAGGCCGCGCCCTTCAACCCGGACGTCGGCTTCTCCTTCCTGCTCTCCCGCGCCGAGGCGGAGCTGAGCAAGCGCAAGCGCCAGGTCGAGCAGGCCGGCCGGGCCGTGGCCGGCATCCTCGCCTCGTACGCGGACCACCCCGAACCGGGCGTCCGGCACGACCTCGTGGACCGCATCACCGGCCTCGACAACGTCCGCGAGCGCCTGGAGGACCTGGCCGCGAACGCCCGCACCGAGTGCCTCTCGCTGCTCCCGGGCGGGGCGCAGCTCCCCGACACGATGGACGCGAGCCAGCCGCTCGACCAACTCGCCCTGGAACGCGGGGTGAAGATCCGGTCGATCTACCAGGAGAGCTTCCGCAACGACCCGCCGACCGTCGAGTACGTCCGCTGGTACTGCGAACTCGGCGGCGAGGCGCGGACCGTGCCCGTGGTGCCGATGCTCATGGTGATCGTCGACCGCGAGGCGGCGCTCGTCCCGGTCGATCCGGAGGACGGCCGCGCGGGCGCCCTCGAAGTGCGCAGTCCCGGCCTGGTGCACGCGCTCGTGGTGCTCTTCGACCGCCTCTGGGACGCGGGCACGCCCTTCGGTGAGTCCCCGCGCCGCGACGAGCACGACCTCTCGCCGCAGGAGCGGGAGTTGCTCATGCTGCTCGGCATCGGCTGCACGGACGACATCGCGGCCCGACGGCTCGGGATCTCGCTGCGGACCGTGCGCCGGATGAGCTCGGAGCTGATGAACCGGCTCGGCGCGCGCAGCCGGTTCGAGGCGGGGGTGCGAGCCGCCAAGGAGGGCTGGCTCTGA
- a CDS encoding DUF3311 domain-containing protein, which yields MSEATQGKQPTITPLRVVIALCLFAPFVAMLWVSSYAKAEPLFAGIPFFYWYQMLWVLISTALTMIAYKLWQLDQRARKGGDAR from the coding sequence ATGTCAGAAGCGACACAAGGGAAACAACCCACCATCACACCCCTGAGGGTCGTGATCGCGCTCTGTCTGTTCGCGCCGTTCGTGGCGATGCTCTGGGTGAGCTCGTACGCGAAGGCCGAACCGCTCTTCGCGGGCATCCCGTTCTTCTACTGGTACCAGATGCTCTGGGTGCTGATCTCCACCGCACTCACCATGATCGCGTACAAGCTGTGGCAGCTGGACCAGCGTGCCCGCAAGGGAGGTGACGCGCGATGA
- the mctP gene encoding monocarboxylate uptake permease MctP has protein sequence MKDGVNGVALAVFIFFFLAVTVMGFLASRWRRAENENSLDEWGLGGRSFGTWVTWFLLGGDLYTAYTFVAVPAAIYAAGAAGFFAVPYTILVYPLIFTFLPRLWSVSHKHGYVTTSDFVRGRWDSKGLSLAVAVTGILATMPYIALQLVGIQAVLDVMGVGGGENTHWFIKDLPLLIAFGVLAAYTYSSGLRAPALIAFVKDTLIYIVIAVAIIYIPIKLGGFDEIFAKAGEAYAQTNPATGKPRGALVPGEMGQWGYATLALGSALALFMYPHSITATLSSRSREVIRRNTTILPLYSLMLGLLALLGFMAIAAGIQVKNGQLAIPQLFETMFPDWFAGVAFAAIGIGALVPAAIMSIAAANLFTRNIYKDFIKPNATPAQETKVSKLVSLLVKVGALAFVLTMDKTVAINFQLLGGIWILQTFPALVGGLFTRWFHRWALLAGWAVGMIYGTVAAYGVASPTQKHFGGSSAEIPGIGEIGYIGLTAFVLNVVVTVVLTFVLKAVKAPEGVDQTSPEDYTADAGDRGVDTKLPKVGAETH, from the coding sequence ATGAAGGACGGCGTCAACGGCGTGGCACTCGCCGTCTTCATCTTCTTCTTCCTGGCCGTCACGGTCATGGGATTCCTCGCCTCGCGCTGGCGCAGGGCGGAGAACGAGAACAGCCTCGACGAATGGGGTCTGGGCGGGCGCTCGTTCGGCACCTGGGTGACCTGGTTCCTGCTCGGCGGCGACCTCTACACCGCGTACACCTTCGTCGCCGTCCCGGCGGCCATCTACGCGGCGGGCGCCGCGGGCTTCTTCGCCGTCCCGTACACGATCCTGGTCTACCCGCTGATCTTCACCTTCCTGCCGCGCCTCTGGTCGGTCTCGCACAAGCACGGGTACGTCACCACCTCGGACTTCGTGCGCGGCCGCTGGGACTCCAAGGGCCTCTCCCTCGCGGTGGCGGTCACCGGCATCCTCGCCACCATGCCGTACATCGCGCTCCAGCTCGTCGGCATCCAGGCCGTCCTGGACGTGATGGGCGTCGGCGGCGGCGAGAACACCCACTGGTTCATCAAGGACCTGCCGCTGCTCATCGCCTTCGGTGTCCTCGCGGCGTACACGTACTCCTCGGGTCTGCGCGCCCCCGCGCTCATCGCCTTCGTCAAGGACACCCTGATCTACATCGTCATCGCGGTGGCGATCATCTACATCCCGATCAAGCTGGGCGGCTTCGACGAGATCTTCGCCAAGGCGGGCGAGGCGTACGCGCAGACCAACCCGGCGACCGGCAAGCCGCGCGGCGCGCTGGTGCCGGGCGAGATGGGCCAGTGGGGCTACGCGACCCTCGCGCTCGGCTCGGCGCTCGCGCTCTTCATGTACCCGCACTCCATCACGGCGACCCTGTCGTCCCGGAGCCGTGAGGTCATCCGCCGCAACACCACGATCCTGCCGCTGTACTCGCTGATGCTGGGCCTGCTCGCGCTGCTCGGCTTCATGGCGATCGCCGCCGGTATCCAGGTGAAGAACGGCCAGCTCGCCATCCCGCAGCTCTTCGAGACGATGTTCCCGGACTGGTTCGCGGGCGTCGCGTTCGCCGCGATCGGCATCGGCGCGCTCGTCCCGGCCGCGATCATGTCGATCGCCGCGGCCAACCTCTTCACCCGCAACATCTACAAGGACTTCATCAAGCCGAACGCCACCCCGGCCCAGGAGACCAAGGTCTCCAAGCTGGTCTCGCTCCTGGTGAAGGTCGGCGCGCTCGCCTTCGTCCTCACCATGGACAAGACGGTCGCGATCAACTTCCAGCTGCTCGGCGGCATCTGGATCCTGCAGACCTTCCCGGCCCTCGTCGGCGGTCTGTTCACCCGCTGGTTCCACCGCTGGGCGCTGCTCGCCGGCTGGGCCGTCGGCATGATCTACGGCACGGTCGCCGCCTACGGGGTGGCGAGCCCGACCCAGAAGCACTTCGGCGGCTCCTCCGCGGAGATCCCGGGCATCGGCGAGATCGGCTACATCGGTCTCACCGCCTTCGTCCTCAACGTCGTCGTCACGGTCGTCCTGACCTTCGTCCTCAAGGCCGTCAAGGCTCCGGAGGGCGTCGACCAGACCTCCCCGGAGGACTACACGGCCGACGCGGGCGACCGCGGGGTCGACACGAAGCTCCCGAAGGTCGGCGCCGAGACCCACTGA